One window of Alteromonas sp. LMIT006 genomic DNA carries:
- the prsK gene encoding XrtA/PEP-CTERM system histidine kinase PrsK: MFGNIGFSLTAVGFASLFLLLLTVTNSSRVKFFLALAFLLTALWALQHITWIVPQSTLQQYLLFDSLKQLGWILLLSAALHNQADNVRQVFAQRSTVLAIIAPVFCIVSSIANPSLTEWIFLALTVSALTILLQLELLFRQAGEQRWAFKPLVIFLGMVNVLEFVTYANASMVNYLGVHFIAAKGYVYTLFLPFMFLAMRRMEHWGIKIFVSREIVLHSTLLLVAGAYLFLMAVVGYIIKYQGGTWGTSVQIVIAIVALFLLGVLLASANLRQRIKVFITKNFFANQFDYRERWIALTNILEVGEKELNEVYDTALHGCLKSIEYDRGVLCKFKNNELLPVASSEDIHLRSMDWYALNAVAVYCQDKPWIVDLNELIVHPENYPNIALTPVQAKQSSLQFIMPIYHESTLWGVVAMYQVESVFRTLNWELRDYLNAILAQVSNFILHHEASHMVAENAQFAAFSRMSAFVVHDLKNVLAQVDLILANATQHKHNPEFIEDTFVTLEHTQARMQKMLKQLTEKHTQAQTSAQVCELSSILKTVIHQLCATLQPTPTLSITTDLLANCDCDKLQNVLYHIVSNAQQATPDEGAITIEVRTVDPKHILLTVTDTGCGMSEEFIKHRLFKPFDTTKGNAGMGIGAYDAKHFIEDIGGRVDVMSEEGKGTVFSLYIPAISADKSTTAEDKEVNI; this comes from the coding sequence GTGTTTGGAAATATCGGATTTAGCTTAACGGCTGTAGGTTTTGCCTCGCTTTTTTTGTTGCTACTGACAGTGACAAATTCCTCTCGCGTAAAGTTTTTTCTGGCATTAGCCTTTCTTCTGACTGCTTTGTGGGCATTGCAACATATTACATGGATCGTGCCGCAAAGTACTCTACAACAATACCTTCTATTTGATAGCTTAAAGCAACTCGGCTGGATCCTGCTGTTGAGTGCTGCGTTGCATAATCAAGCTGATAACGTCCGGCAAGTATTTGCGCAACGCTCTACTGTCCTCGCTATTATTGCACCTGTTTTTTGTATTGTATCGAGTATTGCTAACCCAAGTTTGACGGAATGGATTTTTTTGGCACTTACGGTTAGCGCGCTAACGATTTTATTGCAACTAGAGCTTTTGTTTCGTCAAGCGGGTGAGCAAAGGTGGGCGTTTAAGCCGTTAGTCATTTTTCTTGGCATGGTCAATGTCTTGGAGTTTGTGACGTATGCAAATGCCAGTATGGTGAACTATCTTGGCGTTCACTTTATTGCGGCAAAAGGGTATGTCTATACCTTGTTTTTACCTTTTATGTTTTTGGCGATGCGACGCATGGAGCATTGGGGGATCAAAATATTTGTATCGCGTGAAATTGTCCTACACTCAACTTTGTTGTTAGTAGCTGGCGCGTATCTGTTTTTGATGGCAGTAGTTGGTTACATTATAAAATATCAAGGCGGCACATGGGGCACATCGGTCCAAATCGTAATAGCAATTGTGGCGTTATTTTTATTGGGGGTCTTATTGGCGTCAGCTAATTTGAGACAACGTATAAAAGTATTTATTACCAAAAACTTCTTTGCTAACCAGTTTGATTATCGAGAACGCTGGATTGCACTAACCAATATTTTGGAAGTGGGGGAGAAGGAACTCAATGAAGTGTATGACACAGCCTTGCATGGGTGCTTAAAGTCAATTGAATACGACCGAGGGGTTTTATGTAAGTTTAAAAATAACGAGTTATTACCTGTTGCCTCATCCGAAGACATCCATTTACGTAGCATGGACTGGTATGCCTTAAATGCAGTGGCAGTATACTGTCAAGATAAGCCTTGGATAGTTGACCTGAATGAATTGATCGTTCATCCTGAAAACTACCCCAATATCGCATTAACTCCTGTTCAAGCAAAGCAATCTAGCTTACAGTTCATCATGCCGATTTATCACGAATCAACATTGTGGGGCGTGGTGGCTATGTACCAAGTTGAAAGTGTATTTCGAACACTCAATTGGGAGTTGCGCGATTACCTAAATGCCATATTGGCACAAGTCTCGAATTTTATTTTGCACCACGAAGCCTCTCATATGGTGGCAGAAAATGCTCAGTTTGCCGCATTTAGTCGAATGTCTGCATTTGTTGTCCATGATCTGAAAAATGTTTTGGCACAAGTCGATTTGATTCTGGCTAATGCGACACAACACAAACACAATCCTGAATTTATCGAAGATACATTCGTAACTCTTGAGCATACTCAAGCAAGAATGCAAAAAATGCTCAAACAGCTCACTGAAAAGCACACTCAAGCGCAAACTTCAGCGCAAGTTTGTGAACTATCCTCTATATTAAAAACAGTTATTCATCAACTATGTGCGACATTACAGCCAACACCAACACTATCGATCACCACTGATCTGCTGGCAAATTGCGATTGCGATAAGTTACAAAACGTGTTGTACCATATTGTCAGTAATGCACAACAAGCAACTCCAGACGAGGGAGCGATTACAATAGAGGTTAGAACGGTGGATCCAAAGCACATATTGCTTACGGTCACTGATACAGGCTGTGGTATGAGTGAGGAATTCATCAAGCATAGGTTATTCAAGCCGTTTGATACAACGAAAGGCAATGCAGGCATGGGTATTGGTGCGTATGATGCCAAACATTTTATTGAAGATATTGGCGGGCGGGTTGACGTAATGAGTGAAGAGGGTAAAGGCACTGTATTTTCACTTTATATTCCCGCAATCAGTGCCGATAAATCTACAACAGCTGAAGACAAGGAAGTGAATATATGA
- the prsR gene encoding PEP-CTERM-box response regulator transcription factor: MSKVLVVDDDLGIQKQLKWCLTDYELAFADDRASAITALRRHEPSVVTLDLGLPPDSTNASEGLKTLEEIIALAPHTKVIVVTGNNDKANALKAIELGAYDFYEKPIDSDTIKVLVARAQQMSALETENRRLQNAKPAMGRIIGVSESIQAVCRRAEKIAKTDITTLLLGESGTGKEVFARSIHEASPRAEKPFVAINCASIPENLLESELFGYEKGAFTGANKTTLGKIETAQGGTLFLDEIGDMPIGLQAKMLRFLQERVIERVGGRSEIPVDIRVICATHRDLQTMVADETFREDLYYRVGEMVINIPPLREREQDVLLLAKTFLNQYAEDFASKVKGFSEEAQQAMVSYDWPGNIRQLQNKLKSAVILADGQMVQLHDLSLPQGHADPTPKVINLRAVREAAESKAIRRAYSQAEQNMSRTAELLGVTRPTLYSLIEKYNLDDLRVGV, from the coding sequence ATGAGCAAAGTGCTCGTTGTAGACGACGATTTAGGGATCCAAAAACAGCTTAAATGGTGTTTGACAGATTATGAACTTGCATTTGCTGATGACCGCGCATCAGCGATTACGGCTCTTCGTCGTCATGAACCTAGTGTCGTGACTTTAGATCTTGGCTTACCGCCTGACTCTACTAATGCTTCAGAAGGCCTTAAAACCCTCGAAGAAATTATTGCTCTTGCTCCACATACCAAAGTCATTGTTGTGACTGGTAACAATGATAAAGCTAATGCACTTAAAGCAATTGAGCTTGGTGCATATGATTTTTATGAGAAACCCATCGATTCAGACACTATCAAAGTATTGGTAGCTCGCGCTCAGCAAATGTCAGCTTTGGAAACTGAAAACCGACGTTTACAAAATGCTAAGCCAGCTATGGGGCGTATTATTGGAGTGAGTGAGAGTATTCAAGCTGTATGCCGTAGGGCTGAAAAGATTGCCAAAACCGATATCACTACCTTGCTATTAGGCGAGTCTGGTACAGGTAAAGAGGTGTTCGCTCGCTCAATTCACGAAGCCTCGCCGCGCGCAGAAAAGCCATTTGTGGCAATCAACTGTGCATCCATTCCTGAAAATTTACTAGAAAGTGAATTGTTTGGTTACGAGAAAGGCGCGTTTACTGGCGCGAATAAAACCACCTTAGGTAAAATTGAAACGGCGCAAGGTGGTACATTATTTTTAGATGAAATTGGCGATATGCCGATTGGTCTGCAAGCCAAAATGCTGCGTTTTTTGCAAGAGCGAGTCATCGAGCGAGTGGGGGGGCGCAGCGAGATCCCGGTTGATATTCGGGTGATATGTGCAACACATAGAGATTTGCAGACCATGGTTGCAGACGAAACATTTCGTGAAGATTTGTATTATCGCGTAGGTGAAATGGTCATTAATATTCCACCGCTAAGAGAGCGTGAACAGGATGTGTTACTCCTGGCGAAAACGTTCCTCAATCAATACGCAGAAGATTTTGCGTCAAAAGTAAAAGGGTTTAGCGAGGAGGCGCAGCAAGCTATGGTAAGTTATGACTGGCCAGGCAATATTCGACAACTGCAAAACAAACTAAAATCAGCAGTCATTTTGGCTGATGGTCAAATGGTGCAACTTCATGATCTCTCGTTGCCACAAGGTCATGCCGATCCAACGCCCAAAGTCATCAACCTTAGAGCGGTTCGTGAAGCGGCAGAGAGCAAGGCCATACGCAGAGCGTATTCACAAGCGGAACAAAACATGTCACGAACCGCTGAGTTATTAGGGGTGACTAGACCCACCTTGTATTCTTTGATTGAAAAATACAACCTAGATGACTTAAGGGTAGGTGTTTAA
- a CDS encoding beta-ketoacyl-ACP synthase III — protein MEQKVVISGSGLFTPEHSISNEELVDSYNRYAAQINQQNAEAIEAGTVVALPYSSADFIHKASGIRSRYIYQKEGALDIDRMRPKITPRADDELSHQAEMGLAAARDALANANKSANDIDCIIVSCAYTQRAYPAIAIEIQHALGVQGFAFDMLVACSAATFGVHRAFEMVKAGTANSVLVINPELVSPQVNYKDRDSHFIFGDVATAMVIERAETASSAHVHKVLSTKAVTQYSNNIRSNFSYLNHATDLAPFAADMLFHQEGRKVFKEVCPMAAAHIESHLGAHQLVPNDVKKWFLHQANINMNTLIIKKLLGREADKDEAPIVLDTYANTASAGSIIAFHLHQSSLLSQEYSLLCSFGAGYSIGSLVLQKE, from the coding sequence ATGGAACAAAAAGTAGTTATAAGTGGTTCTGGACTTTTTACCCCTGAGCATTCAATTAGTAATGAAGAACTCGTTGATAGCTATAATCGGTATGCAGCACAAATCAATCAACAAAACGCCGAGGCAATTGAAGCGGGTACCGTCGTGGCATTGCCATATTCTAGTGCCGATTTTATTCACAAAGCCAGTGGCATTCGTTCTCGTTATATATACCAAAAAGAGGGCGCGCTCGATATTGATAGAATGCGCCCAAAGATTACGCCTCGGGCAGATGACGAATTATCACATCAAGCTGAGATGGGGCTTGCAGCAGCTCGAGACGCTCTGGCAAATGCCAACAAGTCCGCCAATGACATCGATTGCATCATTGTGTCTTGTGCTTACACTCAGCGAGCTTATCCTGCGATTGCAATAGAGATTCAACATGCGCTTGGTGTTCAGGGTTTCGCTTTTGATATGTTAGTAGCATGTTCTGCTGCGACGTTTGGAGTGCATCGTGCATTTGAGATGGTCAAAGCGGGTACGGCGAACTCCGTGTTAGTGATCAATCCAGAGTTGGTCTCACCACAGGTGAATTATAAGGATCGGGATAGTCATTTTATTTTTGGTGATGTTGCAACCGCGATGGTTATTGAGAGAGCAGAAACAGCTAGCTCAGCGCATGTTCATAAGGTTTTGAGCACCAAAGCCGTCACTCAATATTCGAATAACATTCGTTCTAATTTTAGTTACTTAAATCACGCGACTGATTTAGCGCCATTTGCTGCCGATATGTTATTTCACCAAGAAGGTAGAAAGGTGTTCAAAGAAGTCTGCCCAATGGCCGCTGCGCATATTGAGTCGCATTTAGGCGCACATCAATTAGTACCAAACGACGTTAAAAAATGGTTTTTGCATCAAGCGAACATCAATATGAATACGCTAATCATTAAAAAATTACTTGGTAGAGAAGCTGATAAAGATGAGGCCCCCATTGTACTAGACACTTATGCCAACACAGCCTCGGCCGGCTCAATTATCGCATTTCACTTGCACCAATCCTCCTTGCTTTCGCAAGAGTACAGCTTACTCTGTTCGTTTGGTGCGGGATACTCCATAGGGAGTTTGGTGTTACAAAAGGAATAA
- a CDS encoding hydrogen peroxide-inducible genes activator codes for MKWPNLKHLHYLVVLHEEQHFHRAAKRCFIGQSTLSAAIQNLEEQCASQILERDNKQFVFTRFGENLVAQAKQLLSHAEEVSAYANTGGQWQQSTVSIGVIPTIAPFIFTDILTLAKQTYPQMSLALSEDTSANLVQQLSDGKMDAVILALPYPIPNCRHRVLGHDPFFLVGRQESIAHLPKPIDFASLPRESVFLLHAEHCMTEHAVSACQIAYQEQVSHLAASNILTLLQLAQHQNGFTFIPQLAKRKGILDNTQLSAVSAGDEAYREIALVWRNTSQRSEMFSSLASLFAEVMPIPLLSNNQQF; via the coding sequence ATGAAATGGCCGAACTTGAAACATCTGCATTATTTGGTCGTTTTACACGAAGAGCAACATTTTCATCGAGCGGCCAAACGATGTTTTATAGGGCAATCCACATTATCAGCGGCCATTCAAAACTTGGAAGAGCAATGTGCGTCGCAAATACTCGAACGTGATAATAAGCAGTTTGTGTTCACGCGGTTCGGGGAAAACTTAGTTGCTCAAGCCAAGCAACTCTTGTCTCATGCGGAAGAAGTTTCAGCATATGCCAATACTGGAGGCCAATGGCAACAGTCTACGGTTTCTATTGGTGTAATACCTACCATAGCGCCATTTATCTTTACTGATATATTGACCCTCGCAAAACAAACTTATCCTCAGATGAGCCTGGCGTTGAGCGAGGATACTTCTGCAAATCTAGTGCAACAGCTCAGCGATGGTAAAATGGATGCGGTAATCCTCGCTTTACCTTATCCAATACCAAACTGTCGCCATCGTGTCTTGGGGCACGACCCATTTTTCTTGGTTGGACGTCAGGAATCTATTGCCCACTTACCTAAACCAATTGACTTTGCCAGCTTACCTCGTGAAAGTGTCTTTTTGTTGCATGCAGAACACTGCATGACTGAGCATGCGGTATCCGCGTGTCAAATTGCCTATCAAGAACAAGTCAGTCACCTTGCTGCCAGTAACATTTTGACCTTACTCCAACTTGCTCAACACCAAAATGGTTTCACATTTATACCGCAATTAGCCAAGCGTAAGGGTATTTTGGACAATACCCAGCTAAGTGCTGTTTCTGCAGGCGATGAAGCATATCGTGAAATAGCTTTGGTTTGGCGTAATACTTCTCAGCGATCTGAAATGTTTTCGTCATTGGCTTCGTTATTTGCAGAGGTCATGCCCATTCCATTATTATCAAATAACCAACAATTTTAA
- a CDS encoding carboxylesterase, giving the protein MSQGLNGLWLLFVLSTTVSYAQPNESFLHSFYDLHATTLTATVCHNEPTLADAQFVFCAEELRNAGNAPFVLWHRQFDGSMATDHPVVVLLHGLSDSPFYLQSVAQAVHQAGMNVVVGLLPGHGLKTNSESILHDNNLRQIWRDYTDNLIAASNSLGNGIVVGGFSTGGALAVDHILRYPGQTKGLLLFSGALALADNAETLSKIPFAKWLSKWIDGDYPEAGTNPYKYPNISSHAALILMDIIRNIRTGLHDSTGLKLPIFVAHSQSDNVTPIAGVEGLLSFSVAEHTVIQIAESMAVCHAAVPLTKQQVQQINEKDPNPLVNCDSPEYNPIHAQMIAMMQFYLLNSVK; this is encoded by the coding sequence ATGTCGCAAGGTCTGAATGGGTTATGGTTGTTGTTCGTTTTGAGTACAACAGTTTCTTACGCTCAACCAAATGAATCTTTTCTTCATAGTTTTTATGATTTGCATGCCACAACATTAACCGCCACAGTTTGCCACAATGAACCGACTTTGGCGGATGCGCAATTTGTTTTTTGTGCAGAAGAATTACGTAACGCAGGCAATGCACCATTTGTCTTGTGGCACCGACAGTTTGATGGCTCAATGGCGACTGACCATCCCGTGGTCGTCTTGTTGCACGGCTTAAGTGATTCACCATTTTACTTGCAAAGTGTCGCGCAAGCGGTACATCAGGCCGGGATGAATGTAGTCGTTGGCTTGCTTCCAGGCCATGGGTTAAAAACAAACTCAGAGTCGATTCTTCACGACAATAACTTGCGCCAAATTTGGCGTGATTACACAGATAATCTCATCGCCGCTAGCAATTCTTTAGGCAATGGTATAGTTGTCGGTGGTTTTTCTACCGGTGGTGCATTGGCGGTCGATCATATCTTGAGGTATCCGGGGCAGACTAAAGGTTTGCTCTTGTTTTCTGGTGCGCTAGCGCTGGCCGATAATGCTGAAACCTTAAGTAAGATCCCGTTTGCAAAGTGGTTGAGTAAGTGGATCGATGGTGATTATCCCGAAGCGGGAACAAACCCTTATAAATATCCAAATATTTCGAGTCATGCAGCACTGATATTGATGGATATTATTCGCAATATTCGTACGGGGCTACACGACTCTACCGGACTAAAGTTGCCGATATTCGTCGCCCACTCTCAGTCTGACAATGTGACACCCATTGCTGGGGTAGAAGGTTTATTGTCCTTTTCAGTAGCAGAGCATACTGTAATCCAGATAGCAGAATCTATGGCAGTGTGTCATGCTGCAGTGCCTTTGACTAAACAGCAAGTACAGCAAATTAATGAAAAGGATCCAAATCCTCTCGTCAACTGTGACAGCCCAGAATACAATCCAATCCATGCGCAAATGATCGCAATGATGCAATTTTACTTATTAAATAGCGTCAAATAG
- the mraZ gene encoding division/cell wall cluster transcriptional repressor MraZ has protein sequence MFRGASAINLDSKGRVTIPTRYRQSLLDDCHGQLVCTVDTQQSCLLLYPLPEWEDIELKISKLSTTNPHERRIRRLLLGYATEGEIDRNGRFLLSSPLRQHAHLEKEIMLVGQFNKFEIWDAERWHKQIEADIAMEQSGDFELTERLQDFSI, from the coding sequence ATGTTCCGCGGCGCTAGTGCAATTAATCTCGACAGCAAGGGCAGGGTCACGATACCAACGCGTTATCGTCAATCTTTGTTGGATGATTGTCACGGTCAGCTAGTGTGTACGGTTGATACACAACAAAGCTGCTTGCTACTTTACCCACTTCCAGAATGGGAAGACATCGAACTCAAGATTTCCAAACTTTCCACCACGAATCCACATGAACGTCGCATCAGACGTTTGCTTTTGGGCTATGCCACTGAAGGCGAAATCGACCGCAATGGACGATTTTTACTGTCATCCCCACTAAGACAACATGCCCATTTAGAAAAAGAAATTATGCTTGTTGGCCAATTCAACAAATTTGAAATTTGGGACGCTGAACGTTGGCATAAGCAGATTGAAGCAGATATCGCTATGGAACAAAGCGGTGATTTTGAATTGACTGAACGCTTACAGGATTTTTCGATATGA
- a CDS encoding SapC family protein, translated as MTMNYVPLDKNVHKDTKILTGKDYTFSAQAHISAASIREFPQLAACTPIVFIKDSGNDSVHTVAMLGVEQGQNLYVHEGKWQAPHIPMNIQRYPFDIRPDGDKLGLFIDENSPLINADGTALFQEDGEASPLLQQSLQFMDFLANSEKLTAEFVKRVVELDLLSELELRMVTVSGERKAVKGMMGINEAKLFDLADDVVLDLHKKGFMGALYAIMLSLGQINRIVELSNNTDQPIRSLQVVNLEQEAAAKAKAEAQQKTE; from the coding sequence ATGACGATGAATTATGTACCACTCGACAAAAATGTTCACAAAGACACGAAGATTTTGACGGGTAAAGATTATACCTTTAGTGCTCAAGCACACATTAGTGCGGCGAGCATTCGCGAATTTCCACAGCTTGCTGCATGCACCCCCATTGTGTTTATCAAAGACTCAGGTAATGACAGTGTGCATACGGTTGCGATGCTAGGTGTTGAGCAAGGCCAGAACTTGTATGTTCACGAAGGCAAATGGCAAGCTCCGCACATTCCAATGAATATCCAGCGTTATCCATTTGATATTCGCCCTGATGGAGATAAGCTTGGTTTGTTCATCGATGAGAACTCTCCGTTAATTAACGCGGACGGTACTGCGCTTTTCCAAGAAGACGGTGAAGCATCTCCATTATTACAACAATCATTGCAGTTCATGGATTTCTTGGCCAATAGTGAAAAACTCACCGCTGAGTTTGTTAAACGTGTAGTTGAATTAGATCTATTGAGTGAACTTGAGTTGCGCATGGTCACTGTATCTGGTGAGCGTAAAGCGGTTAAAGGCATGATGGGAATAAACGAAGCGAAGTTGTTCGACCTCGCTGATGATGTGGTGCTTGACTTACACAAAAAAGGTTTCATGGGCGCACTTTACGCCATTATGCTATCTCTTGGTCAAATCAACCGTATCGTTGAGCTAAGTAACAATACTGATCAGCCAATCCGCTCTCTTCAAGTGGTCAACCTTGAGCAAGAAGCCGCAGCCAAAGCCAAAGCAGAAGCTCAACAAAAAACAGAATAA
- a CDS encoding inorganic phosphate transporter, with protein sequence MTILETYGLLLILLAAGVGFLMAWGIGANDVANAMGTSVGSKALTLKQAVLIAMVFEFAGAYLAGGEVTSTIRKGIIDTAYFVDIPHYLVLGMISALLSAGIWLAVASYYGWPVSTTHSIIGAIIGFTAVGVSADAVAWGKVGGIVGSWVITPAISGVIAYLLYISAKRIIFDAVDPIAAAKRFVPIYMALAGFMMSLVTIKKGLKHVGLGLDTVTGYTMAVVIGIGVAIIGKYAISRIRFKENASSEEQNRAIEKIFAILMILTACCMAFAHGSNDVANAIGPLAAVISVVNSGGQINATAPLEWWVLPLGGIGIVAGLALFGHRVIKTIGSNITHLTPSKGFAAELAAATTVVVASGTGLPISTTQTLVGAVIGVGLARGIAALDLETFKKIAISWVVTLPTGAVLSIVFFFILKWLFGV encoded by the coding sequence GTGACAATTTTAGAAACCTATGGTTTATTACTCATCTTACTAGCTGCTGGCGTGGGCTTTCTCATGGCTTGGGGCATAGGAGCAAATGACGTTGCCAATGCCATGGGCACATCGGTAGGCTCAAAAGCTTTAACTCTAAAACAAGCCGTACTCATTGCTATGGTGTTTGAATTTGCAGGTGCCTATCTAGCTGGTGGAGAAGTCACCTCCACTATCCGTAAAGGCATCATTGATACGGCCTATTTCGTCGACATACCACATTACCTTGTATTAGGTATGATCTCTGCTCTCTTATCTGCGGGTATTTGGTTGGCCGTGGCGTCGTATTATGGCTGGCCGGTGTCGACGACCCATTCTATTATTGGTGCTATTATCGGTTTTACTGCCGTTGGAGTCAGTGCAGACGCTGTTGCATGGGGAAAAGTAGGTGGTATTGTCGGGAGCTGGGTTATCACGCCAGCTATTTCAGGTGTGATTGCCTATTTACTGTATATCAGTGCCAAACGTATTATCTTTGATGCCGTGGATCCAATCGCTGCGGCAAAGCGATTTGTCCCGATTTACATGGCGTTAGCTGGCTTTATGATGTCGTTGGTTACCATTAAAAAAGGGCTGAAGCACGTTGGTTTAGGGCTTGATACCGTGACTGGTTACACTATGGCAGTGGTCATAGGAATAGGTGTCGCTATCATTGGGAAATACGCAATATCTCGTATTCGTTTCAAAGAAAACGCTTCAAGCGAAGAACAAAATCGAGCAATCGAAAAAATCTTTGCGATTTTAATGATCTTAACCGCTTGTTGTATGGCATTTGCACATGGCTCAAATGATGTGGCAAATGCGATTGGACCATTGGCTGCAGTCATCAGTGTAGTCAACTCAGGTGGGCAGATTAATGCTACTGCACCTCTAGAATGGTGGGTATTACCTCTTGGTGGCATTGGCATTGTTGCAGGGCTTGCACTTTTTGGTCATCGTGTCATCAAGACGATAGGTTCGAATATAACCCATCTCACTCCGTCTAAAGGTTTTGCTGCAGAATTAGCAGCTGCAACAACCGTCGTTGTTGCATCGGGTACGGGGTTGCCGATATCGACTACGCAAACACTTGTCGGGGCCGTAATTGGCGTCGGTTTAGCAAGAGGGATTGCGGCTCTCGATTTAGAGACATTTAAGAAGATTGCGATTTCTTGGGTGGTAACATTACCTACCGGTGCTGTACTATCGATTGTGTTTTTCTTTATTCTTAAGTGGTTGTTTGGTGTATAA